From the genome of Miscanthus floridulus cultivar M001 chromosome 10, ASM1932011v1, whole genome shotgun sequence, one region includes:
- the LOC136489558 gene encoding BTB/POZ and MATH domain-containing protein 4-like, which yields MAASTVPEGRKTTSSCTPEIEQCSHVFEIHGYKLHEGLGVARALCSAASAIGGYEWTISYYSDGYWGQESSGYASVFVDFRSNKACPKGAKVRAFVRFGVVDPATGACEYITRGFHIKHTVLDPTIASHSWGFGKFIKKLHVVYPKYLTFDDRLTIVCNVSVVVGDRVSGPETTACENEIISCFISWVTYVFEEPVN from the coding sequence ATGGCGGCGTCGACGGTGCCAGAAGGAAGGAAGACGACGTCGAGTTGCACCCCAGAGATTGAGCAATGCTCCCACGTGTTTGAGATCCACGGGTACAAACTCCACGAGGGCCTTGGCGTCGCCAGAGCCCTCTGCTCGGCTGCCTCCGCCATCGGCGGCTACGAGTGGACCATCTCCTACTACTCCGACGGGTACTGGGGGCAAGAATCGAGTGGGTATGCCTCCGTATTCGTCGACTTCAGGAGCAACAAAGCCTGCCCTAAAGGGGCTAAGGTGAGGGCTTTCGTCCGCTTCGGTGTCGTCGACCCGGCCACCGGCGCGTGCGAGTACATCACCCGCGGCTTCCACATTAAGCACACCGTGCTGGACCCTACTATTGCAAGCCATTCCTGGGGCTTTGGAAAGTTCATCAAGAAGCTGCATGTTGTGTACCCGAAGTACCTCACGTTCGATGATCGCCTCACCATCGTGTGCAACGTTAGTGTTGTGGTGGGCGATCGGGTGTCGGGACCGGAGACGACAGCATGCGAGAATGAGATcatcagctgctttatcagctgggtaacatatgtctttgaagagccagtaaactga